The Silene latifolia isolate original U9 population unplaced genomic scaffold, ASM4854445v1 chrun_scaffold_16, whole genome shotgun sequence genome includes a region encoding these proteins:
- the LOC141637310 gene encoding uncharacterized protein LOC141637310 yields MGGLTTTWLINAGRVALINAVLNTLQNYWAQMVPLVAWDKDTLPKKEGGLGIKKADVWNVATVGKLVNWIYCKAGRLWIKRINDVYIKNQEWHNYSPPTDSTWVWKNICKVKDKLKNGYTDSIWTLSPKGYSIKGGYDWLSPAHVNLDWTVIVWNNWNIPKHSMTTWLRMHEGMNVKSKLVRFGCCADDLCVLCQLQPETVEHLFTTCVYTGRTHLEV; encoded by the exons atgggagggttgacaactacttggctCATCAATGCTGGTAGGGTGGCTCTCATCAATGCTGTTCTCAATACCCTTCAGAATTATTGGGCTCAAAT GGTTCCTCTTGTAGCCTGGGATAAGGATACTTTGCCTAAAAAGGAAGGTGGGTTGGGGATAAAGAAAGCTGATGTCTGGAATGTTGCCACTGTGGGCAAGTTGGTTAACTGGATCTATTGCAAAGCTGGTAGACTTTGGATTAAAAGGATTAATGATGTGTATATCaagaatcaagaatggcataaTTACTCTCCTCCTACTGATTCAACCTGGGTATGGAAGAATATTTGTAAAGTGAAAGATAAGCTTAAAAATGGGTATACTGATAGCATCTGGACCTTGAGTCCTAAAGGATACTCTatcaagggtggatatgactggCTGTCTCCTGCTCATGTAAACCTTGACTGGACTGTTATTGTGTGGAACAATTGGAACATCCCAAAACACTCTATGACTACCTGGCTTCGAATGCATGAAGGCATGAATGTGAAGAGCAAATTAGTCAGATTTGGTTGTTGTGCAGATGATCTGTGTGTTCTCTGTCAGCTACAACCTGAAACAGTGGAGCACTTGTTCACAACCTGTGTGTAtactggtcggactcacttggaggtttag